The Raphanus sativus cultivar WK10039 unplaced genomic scaffold, ASM80110v3 Scaffold5165, whole genome shotgun sequence genome has a window encoding:
- the LOC130507673 gene encoding MDIS1-interacting receptor like kinase 2-like: protein MACKDKPRGDDLQFLLIIFTILSCSLTTSATVSEANALLNWKSTFTNQTSSSKLSSWVNANTSFCSSWYGVSCVRNSIIRLNLTNTDIEGTFQDFPFSALPNLTYVDLSMNRFSGTIPPQFGDFPKLRYFDLSINQLVGEIPPELGKLSNLETLHLVENKLNGSIPSEIGRLTKLYEIALYDNLLTGPIPSSLGNLTNLANLYLFINSLSGPVPPELGNLSSLAELCLDRNQLTGQIPSSFGKLKNVTLLNMFENNFTGQIPPEIGDMSALDTLSLHTNNLTGSIPSTLGNLKSLAILHLYLNKLTGSIPEELGDMELMIDLEISENRLTGPVPDSFGKLTNLEWLFLRDNQLSGPIPPGVANSSALTVLQLDTNNFTGVLPDTICRNGKLENLTLDDNLLSGPIPKTLTNCKSLIRARFKGNNFSGDISESFGEYPNLNFIDLSNNKFHGQISPKWEKSRKLVAFIATENNITGLIPPEIWNMTQLNQLDLSSNNITGELPESISKLTRLSKLQLNGNQLSGKIPSGIRSLANLQYLDLSSNRFTSQIPATLDSLPRLYYMNLSRNQLEQNIPMGLTKLSQLQTLDLSHNNLDGEIPSQLSALQNLERLDLSHNNLSGPIPSSFSEMKSLTHVDISHNNLSGPIPDNAAFKSAGPDAFQGNRDLCGGNSTQELKPCANTSISGNKKSNKDNNNLLIYILVPIIGAIIILGVCAGIFVCFRKRKPQIEEEADTESGGETLSIFSFDGKVKYQEIIKATGEFDPKNLIGTGGYGKVYRANLTGRTVAVKKLNETTTDGEISKPTVRNEFLNEIRALTEIRHRNVVKLFGFCSNRRNAFLVYEYMERGSLRKVLAGDEEAKELGWRRRINVVKGVAHALSYMHHDRSPPIVHRDISSGNVLIGDDYEAKVSDFGTAKLLKVDSSNWSAVAGTYGYVAPELAYAMKVTEKCDVYSFGVLTLEVIKGEHPGDLVSTLSSTHLDNTMSLKGICDRRLPEPTPEIKEELLEVMKVALLCLHSDPNSRPTMLSISTAFA from the exons atggcTTGTAAAGACAAGCCTCGTGGTGATGATCTTCAATTCCTTTTGATCATTTTCACAATCTTGAGCTGTTCTCTTACAACTTCTGCAACAGTCTCAGAAGCAAATGCTCTTCTAAACTGGAAGTCAACTTTCACAAACCAGACAAGTTCTTCAAAGCTATCATCTTGGGTCAATGCAAACACAAGCTTTTGTAGCAGTTGGTACGGTGTTTCTTGCGTACGAAACAGCATCATACGGTTGAATCTCACAAACACCGACATCGAAGGTACTTTCCAAGATTTCCCATTCTCTGCTCTCCCGAACCTCACTTATGTTGATCTCAGCATGAACCGTTTCTCCGGAACCATCCCTCCTCAGTTCGGAGACTTCCCTAAACTCAGATACTTCGATTTGTCCATTAACCAGTTAGTCGGTGAGATCCCACCTGAGCTTGGCAAATTAAGTAACTTAGAAACTCTCCATCTTGTCGAGAACAAGTTAAACGGTTCGATTCCTTCTGAGATCGGTCGGTTAACTAAACTTTATGAGATAGCCTTGTACGACAATCTGTTGACCGGACCAATACCTTCTTCCTTGGGAAACCTAACCAACTTAGCTAACCTTTACCTCTTTATCAATTCTCTCTCTGGTCCTGTTCCACCTGAACTCGGAAACCTATCCAGCCTCGCTGAGCTATGCTTAGACAGAAACCAGCTAACCGGTCAAATCCCTTCCTCTTTTGGAAAGTTGAAGAACGTAACACTTCTCAACATGTTTGAAAACAACTTCACTGGTCAAATCCCTCCTGAGATTGGTGATATGTCGGCTTTAGATACACTTAGCCTCCACACAAACAACCTTACCGGTTCGATTCCTTCTACCTTAGGAAACCTCAAAAGCCTAGCCATTCTTCATCTTTACCTGAACAAGCTTACTGGTTCAATCCCTGAGGAGCTAGGAGACATGGAACTGATGATTGATTTGGAGATAAGTGAGAACAGACTCACCGGTCCTGTTCCTGATTCATTTGGTAAGTTGACCAACTTGGAATGGCTGTTTCTCCGTGATAACCAGCTCTCAGGTCCGATCCCACCGGGAGTCGCTAACTCCTCAGCGCTGACCGTCCTGCAACTCGACACCAACAACTTCACCGGCGTATTGCCTGATACAATCTGTAGAAATGGCAAGCTCGAGAATCTCACGCTAGATGATAATCTCCTCTCAGGTCCCATTCCTAAAACCTTGACAAACTGCAAAAGCTTGATCAGAGCAAGGTTCAAAGGGAACAACTTCTCCGGAGATATCTCTGAGTCTTTCGGAGAGTATCCGAATCTCAACTTCATTGATCTAAGCAACAACAAGTTCCACGGACAGATTTCACCCAAATGGGAAAAGAGTCGAAAGCTAGTTGCTTTCATCGCGACAGAAAACAACATCACCGGACTAATCCCACCTGAGATTTGGAACATGACACAGCTAAACCAGCTCGATCTATCTTCCAACAACATCACCGGGGAGCTGCCAGAGTCAATCAGCAAACTCACTCGTCTCTCCAAACTCCAACTCAACGGTAACCAGCTCTCAGGAAAAATCCCTTCCGGAATCAGAAGCTTAGCCAATCTTCAGTACCTCGACCTCTCCTCAAACAGATTCACCTCCCAAATCCCGGCGACGCTCGACTCCTTACCAAGGCTTTACTACATGAACTTGAGCAGGAACCAGCTGGAACAAAACATCCCCATGGGGCTAACAAAACTCTCACAGCTACAAACTCTCGACCTCAGCCACAACAACCTCGACGGAGAAATCCCATCGCAGCTCAGCGCCTTGCAGAACTTAGAGAGACTCGACCTCTCACACAACAACCTCTCAGGTCCAATCCCATCAAGCTTCAGCGAAATGAAGTCACTAACACACGTGGACATATCGCACAACAACCTCTCAGGTCCGATTCCAGATAACGCAGCGTTTAAAAGCGCGGGTCCAGATGCGTTCCAAGGCAACAGAGACTTATGCGGCGGTAACTCAACTCAAGAATTAAAGCCATGTGCGAACACTTCCATCTCAGGGAATAAGAAATCAAACAAAGACAACAACAACCTCCTCATCTACATACTAGTCCCGATCATCGGAGCGATCATAATCCTCGGCGTCTGCGCGGGAATATTCGTTTGCTTCCGCAAGAGAAAGCCCCAAATCGAAGAGGAAGCGGATACAGAGTCAGGAGGAGAGACGCTATCCATCTTTAGCTTCGACGGGAAAGTGAAATACCAAGAAATCATCAAAGCTACGGGAGAGTTCGATCCGAAGAACCTAATCGGAACCGGAGGATACGGCAAAGTGTACAGAGCGAACCTCACGGGGAGAACAGTGGCGGTTAAGAAGCTCAACGAGACAACAACGGACGGAGAGATCTCGAAACCTACGGTGAGAAACGAGTTCCTGAACGAGATCAGAGCGCTCACGGAGATCCGTCACAGGAACGTGGTGAAGCTGTTCGGATTCTGCTCGAACCGGCGAAACGCTTTCCTGGTGTACGAGTACATGGAGAGAGGGAGTTTGAGGAAAGTGTTGGCGGGGGACGAAGAGGCGAAGGAGCTTGGTTGGAGGAGGAGGATCAATGTGGTGAAAGGCGTGGCGCATGCCTTGTCGTATATGCATCACGATCGGTCTCCGCCGATTGTGCACCGTGATATTAGCAGTGGTAACGTTCTTATCGGCGATGATTACGAAGCGAAGGTCTCGGACTTTGGTACTGCGAAGCTTCTCAAAGTGGATTCATCGAATTGGTCCGCCGTTGCTGGAACCTACGGTTACGTTGCTCCAG AACTAGCTTACGCAATGAAAGTAACGGAGAAATGCGACGTGTATAGTTTCGGAGTTCTAACGCTTGAAGTGATCAAAGGAGAGCATCCGGGAGATCTAGTTTCAACTCTTTCATCGACTCATCTAGACAATACTATGTCACTCAAAGGAATTTGCGACCGCCGACTACCAGAACCAACACCGGAGATCAAAGAAGAGCTCCTAGAGGTCATGAAGGTTGCACTTTTGTGTTTACATTCTGATCCAAATTCTCGTCCTACAATGCTTTCTATCTCCACTGCATTTGCTTAG